In the Leptolyngbya sp. FACHB-261 genome, one interval contains:
- a CDS encoding cellulose biosynthesis cyclic di-GMP-binding regulatory protein BcsB, translating into MNTRPSTGRTLLVSSLMLSGLLVSCSPSKPPAAPETASPASSAPGTPATSSVSAAPLEIPPIPIARVASNSESVTTNIQPGGAAVTTLQSGSYVLKFDPKAEDKPIGNQLTKGIRLKGTYAESNLFFPRPRDWSITQAKALIRFQHSPALLPDHSTLTIRLNGSNLDTVKLDAKSAKAGELEVPIPIALLQDNNNLTLVVQQHYTLDCEDPFDESLWTEILPTSQVSFNYDPKPIQLDFNRFPRPFLDDLSLLPANLTYLLPPDASSEDQKQTKGWLSALARFQTALGRTAEYRPLKTTVVESLRDAKGPIVIVGTPQNQPELANLELPFKLQEGKFLDGKGKVVPDDVGVLALTATTGPVRLPVLVISGNGAAGVEKAAQFLVQGKDADIGTGRGILINRLTEVPKPNPRDWPRYLPPAQQFDLKDLNVKDTTVRGAFAGFIEFDFRSLPDDVFLPNESTITLNYSYGAQVDSNLSTVEVLIDNIAVGSFPLEKSQGETNLSRTFKFPATSTIRPDSRMQVVFRLFPKQLDACRRTAQDQLWATLHPGTRFDLPRESSARLPDLQLLRYGYPFGGPQDLSEAAVVVPDRPSPMEVRTMLAMVDRLGRLSQADAVNLGVYTASSLPGSVRNNANLIAIGSPKRFPLPEVMKLRTGMGFLPDFLRFRRDTEIQAVPDQQGVLTQVISPWNSARVVLGLTGQTDAELQKVVDLLERDSLFFQLEGDTALIASREDLKFLSERPQRLIGATTPRRKFTNFFQNNWLILPFGLILTSLLVYYLLQRYIDRLEQDASGQPKQEGKNEGKGQK; encoded by the coding sequence ATGAATACTCGCCCATCTACCGGTCGCACTCTGCTAGTCAGCAGCCTCATGCTTAGCGGTTTGTTGGTGAGTTGCTCGCCGAGCAAACCACCTGCAGCACCAGAGACAGCCTCACCGGCCTCGTCTGCCCCGGGTACACCTGCCACCAGCAGTGTGTCGGCAGCGCCACTGGAGATTCCGCCCATCCCCATCGCTCGCGTCGCGTCCAATAGCGAATCGGTCACCACCAACATCCAGCCCGGTGGTGCGGCAGTGACTACCTTGCAGTCTGGCAGCTACGTACTGAAGTTTGACCCCAAAGCCGAAGACAAGCCGATTGGTAACCAGCTCACCAAAGGCATTCGACTGAAGGGCACTTATGCTGAGTCGAACCTGTTCTTTCCGCGTCCGCGCGACTGGTCGATTACTCAGGCCAAGGCGCTGATCCGCTTCCAGCATTCGCCTGCCCTGCTGCCCGATCACTCAACCCTGACCATTCGCTTAAACGGCTCGAATCTGGACACGGTGAAGCTAGATGCCAAAAGCGCCAAGGCCGGAGAGCTAGAGGTGCCGATCCCGATAGCTCTGTTGCAGGACAACAACAACCTGACCCTGGTAGTGCAGCAGCACTACACCCTGGACTGCGAAGACCCCTTTGATGAGTCTTTGTGGACTGAGATCCTGCCCACCTCCCAGGTGTCCTTCAACTACGACCCTAAGCCGATCCAGCTTGACTTCAACCGCTTTCCGCGCCCCTTCCTGGATGACTTGAGCCTGCTGCCGGCTAACCTCACCTATCTACTGCCCCCCGACGCTAGTAGTGAAGACCAGAAGCAAACCAAAGGCTGGCTCAGCGCTCTGGCTCGATTCCAAACCGCCTTGGGTCGGACCGCCGAGTACCGCCCGCTGAAAACCACGGTGGTCGAGTCGCTCCGGGATGCTAAGGGGCCGATCGTGATTGTGGGCACGCCGCAAAACCAGCCAGAACTGGCCAATTTGGAGCTCCCCTTCAAGCTGCAAGAAGGCAAGTTCCTGGATGGCAAGGGCAAAGTGGTCCCGGATGACGTTGGTGTGCTGGCCCTGACCGCGACCACCGGCCCAGTGCGCTTACCCGTGTTGGTGATCAGTGGCAATGGCGCCGCTGGGGTCGAGAAGGCTGCCCAGTTCCTAGTCCAGGGCAAGGATGCTGACATCGGCACCGGACGCGGCATCCTGATCAATCGCCTCACCGAGGTTCCCAAGCCCAACCCCCGCGACTGGCCGCGCTACCTGCCACCAGCGCAGCAGTTCGACCTCAAGGATCTGAACGTTAAAGACACCACGGTGCGTGGGGCTTTCGCCGGGTTCATCGAGTTCGATTTCCGGTCGCTGCCCGATGACGTCTTTTTGCCCAATGAATCGACGATCACGCTGAACTACAGCTATGGCGCTCAGGTTGACTCCAACCTGTCCACGGTTGAAGTTCTGATCGACAACATTGCGGTGGGCAGCTTCCCCTTGGAGAAGTCCCAGGGCGAGACCAATCTCAGCCGCACGTTCAAGTTCCCCGCCACTAGCACGATCCGACCCGACTCGCGGATGCAGGTGGTGTTCCGTCTGTTCCCCAAACAGCTCGATGCCTGCCGTCGCACGGCGCAGGATCAGCTATGGGCGACGCTGCATCCGGGTACGCGATTCGATTTGCCACGCGAGAGTTCAGCTCGTCTGCCCGATCTGCAACTGCTGCGCTACGGCTATCCCTTTGGTGGACCTCAAGATCTCTCAGAAGCCGCTGTCGTGGTGCCGGATCGGCCTTCGCCGATGGAGGTGCGTACGATGCTGGCGATGGTGGACCGGCTAGGGCGCTTGTCTCAGGCCGATGCAGTCAACCTGGGCGTCTATACGGCCTCCTCGCTACCGGGCAGTGTGCGCAACAACGCCAATCTGATTGCCATTGGCTCACCCAAGCGCTTCCCCCTACCTGAAGTGATGAAGCTCAGGACTGGCATGGGCTTCCTACCTGACTTCCTGCGCTTCCGCCGCGACACTGAAATTCAGGCTGTGCCCGACCAGCAGGGCGTGCTCACGCAGGTGATCTCACCCTGGAACAGCGCACGCGTGGTGCTGGGCCTGACTGGCCAAACCGACGCCGAGTTGCAGAAGGTGGTGGATCTGCTAGAGCGCGACTCCCTGTTCTTCCAGTTGGAAGGAGATACCGCGCTGATCGCCTCGCGTGAGGACCTGAAGTTCTTGTCCGAGCGCCCGCAACGTCTGATTGGTGCGACAACACCCCGGCGCAAGTTCACCAACTTCTTCCAGAACAACTGGCTGATTCTGCCCTTTGGTCTGATCTTGACCTCGTTGCTGGTCTACTACCTGCTGCAACGCTATATCGACCGACTCGAACAAGATGCCTCAGGGCAGCCAAAGCAGGAGGGCAAAAATGAAGGCAAGGGGCAAAAGTAA
- a CDS encoding tetratricopeptide repeat protein produces the protein MKHTSHAASEPSKSSSRLRLALAGLLLLALINPLLTAMPAEAQSRLQQGNVYLQRGQANEAIREFQAVLRNSPNQVQAQLGLAQAYSKLTRWAQAIAAYERVLQLDSRNETALRALGELGGYESNPNWRRTGINALGTLLELKPQDSAARLRRAQLLSWSGQLTEALADYQVLLRSGRVSPAACVAAAQAYTWAGQYTQAVSLFRQAQQAGATLAEAESLDYARALAQSGDTDQAVALTRTVLRQAPRDSNLNANLVLRVADILGDIDSERATALQFYQQVARSRPNDRPLALNILRLQTQLGQLSAAQAQSQLLALVQPLPAETAQREALAVSLLRFPATASLIPVYQQFLQAGVDQPFLQFRLAQAYLDQNNFEAARSALSAYLAVRPGDDGAQLVRAEIERRAGNLALARQIYEQALNQQPEAVDALVGLAAVASDEGNEPEALKLYQQLIRLRPDDLNLKARWAQLAYGQNAISEAEALAVLNQWFAAYPNTEVVPPALINLVAALPPKPERLDLYQRLLRLDPDQAGLRLRLAQVYLASGNLTEAETEVARVLEQQPQNVGAYFVRAEIAQAQRRPEQAIQVYHQILSFSPNNIDALRSWAGVEFQQQRYVAATSLYQRVLSVQPKDRAAQLALADLAAIAGRRLEALNRLDQVQQASPADPNAESAELSQRRRQVREDLLLQRGFAPYWERY, from the coding sequence ATGAAACACACTTCACATGCTGCGTCAGAACCTTCTAAGTCTTCCAGCCGCCTGCGCCTGGCTTTAGCTGGGTTGCTGCTCCTGGCGCTCATTAACCCTCTGCTGACAGCAATGCCAGCAGAGGCGCAATCACGGCTGCAGCAGGGCAATGTATATCTGCAACGGGGCCAGGCCAACGAGGCGATTCGCGAGTTTCAGGCTGTCTTGCGCAACTCACCCAATCAGGTGCAGGCGCAGTTGGGCCTGGCTCAGGCTTACAGTAAGCTGACTCGCTGGGCTCAGGCAATCGCCGCCTACGAGCGCGTACTGCAACTGGACTCCCGAAACGAAACTGCCTTACGAGCGCTGGGTGAGCTGGGCGGCTACGAGAGCAACCCCAATTGGCGACGCACCGGTATCAATGCCTTAGGTACGCTGCTGGAACTGAAGCCCCAGGACAGCGCCGCTCGTTTGCGGCGGGCGCAACTGCTGAGCTGGTCGGGGCAACTCACCGAAGCGCTAGCCGACTACCAGGTTTTGTTGCGCAGTGGCCGAGTTAGCCCTGCGGCCTGCGTCGCCGCGGCGCAGGCTTACACCTGGGCGGGCCAGTACACGCAGGCGGTCAGTCTGTTTCGACAGGCGCAACAGGCCGGAGCTACTTTAGCCGAAGCAGAGTCTCTGGACTATGCCCGCGCTCTGGCACAAAGCGGCGACACCGACCAGGCGGTCGCCCTGACGCGCACTGTGCTGCGCCAAGCCCCACGCGATTCTAATCTCAATGCCAACTTGGTGTTGAGGGTTGCTGACATCCTGGGGGATATCGACAGCGAACGGGCAACGGCGTTGCAGTTTTATCAGCAGGTAGCCCGCAGCCGTCCTAATGACCGCCCGTTGGCGCTGAACATCCTGCGCTTACAGACTCAACTGGGCCAGCTGTCTGCTGCTCAGGCTCAGTCCCAACTGCTGGCGCTGGTGCAACCGCTCCCAGCTGAAACGGCTCAACGCGAGGCGCTGGCTGTGTCCCTGCTGCGTTTCCCCGCTACGGCCAGCCTGATTCCGGTCTATCAGCAATTTTTGCAAGCCGGAGTTGACCAGCCATTTTTGCAGTTTCGACTGGCTCAGGCTTACCTCGATCAGAACAACTTTGAGGCAGCTCGTAGTGCTCTCAGTGCCTATTTGGCGGTTCGTCCAGGCGACGATGGCGCTCAGTTGGTGCGAGCAGAAATTGAGCGGCGGGCCGGTAACTTGGCGCTGGCCCGGCAGATCTATGAGCAAGCCCTCAACCAGCAACCTGAAGCCGTCGATGCGCTAGTGGGTTTGGCTGCCGTTGCTTCAGATGAGGGCAATGAGCCAGAAGCTCTAAAGCTCTACCAGCAGCTCATCCGTCTGCGACCTGATGACCTGAACCTCAAAGCCCGCTGGGCGCAGTTGGCCTACGGCCAAAACGCGATTAGCGAGGCCGAGGCCCTGGCGGTGCTGAATCAATGGTTTGCGGCTTATCCCAATACTGAGGTCGTGCCGCCGGCCCTGATTAACCTGGTCGCTGCCCTGCCACCTAAGCCCGAGCGCCTGGATCTGTATCAGCGTCTGCTGCGCCTCGACCCAGACCAGGCTGGCTTACGGCTGCGTTTGGCCCAGGTGTATTTGGCCAGTGGCAACCTCACTGAAGCGGAAACTGAGGTGGCGCGTGTGCTGGAGCAGCAACCGCAGAATGTAGGAGCCTACTTCGTGCGGGCTGAAATCGCTCAGGCCCAACGACGACCGGAGCAGGCGATTCAGGTCTACCACCAGATCCTCAGCTTCTCGCCCAACAATATTGATGCACTCCGATCATGGGCTGGGGTGGAATTTCAGCAGCAGCGCTACGTCGCTGCCACCTCCCTCTATCAGCGCGTGCTGAGCGTGCAGCCCAAAGACCGGGCAGCGCAGTTGGCCCTGGCCGATCTCGCCGCAATTGCAGGGCGACGCCTCGAAGCCCTGAATCGCCTGGATCAAGTGCAACAAGCTTCCCCAGCTGACCCTAATGCAGAGTCGGCTGAACTTTCGCAACGCAGGCGTCAGGTCCGGGAAGACCTGCTGCTGCAACGTGGCTTTGCCCCCTACTGGGAACGGTACTAA
- a CDS encoding carbohydrate porin, which yields MLLRELRGLFASNSGSCGAGIATVPRLVAAARLQPRRFWLASLSLGCFVGGGVGVLPALSETQEPPVIPGLRQEQSPEQELKQEVNESTTASQSTPQPVAPPEAIERPAVFAPGEQRLQSKIAPPAVGSVPAVTPLPVGSTQMLSQSASDLLPATTGSDRSIRPRLQFQGLGLAESNEDVSLRLRLNGLLPLNQRTVLGATLESRFGSVFGSDQVIDLNELFITHAVNDPATVRFTVGKLDLTSYFDRNSFAKDIATHFFNPAFQTNPALGAAGLSSQPALLFNWTASDNFEVKLSGFSSQRDLGDLSLDSFAGELGLRLSDWGILRATYVTSVERDQGSSGQPRQSNIIAVRPGDREQAFGLNFEAFLPDPKLGFFARYGHYDNLDRDQGSANAYSVGVTALDVWVPQDRMGLGYGTLLSNSDLRDDLDRDFPDALELFYDRPLNRYLRIGASVQGVNGFSDVVFGLRLRTDLDLLR from the coding sequence ATGCTTCTCAGGGAACTTCGAGGTCTTTTTGCGTCCAATTCAGGTTCATGTGGTGCTGGTATAGCAACTGTTCCTCGGCTCGTAGCGGCAGCTCGTTTACAACCGCGTCGGTTCTGGCTGGCTTCACTTAGTTTGGGCTGCTTTGTAGGGGGTGGAGTTGGAGTTTTACCCGCACTATCAGAAACTCAGGAACCACCAGTCATACCAGGCCTGAGACAGGAGCAATCGCCGGAACAAGAGCTAAAACAAGAGGTTAACGAAAGCACAACTGCTAGCCAATCTACTCCTCAACCGGTAGCACCACCAGAGGCCATTGAGCGACCTGCGGTTTTTGCCCCCGGTGAGCAGCGGCTGCAGTCGAAAATTGCGCCGCCAGCGGTGGGTTCTGTTCCTGCTGTAACACCACTGCCTGTAGGCTCAACTCAGATGCTAAGTCAATCTGCTTCTGACTTGCTACCTGCAACCACTGGTTCCGATCGCAGCATTCGGCCTCGTCTACAATTTCAAGGTTTGGGACTGGCTGAATCGAACGAAGATGTCTCGTTGCGATTACGGCTGAATGGTTTACTCCCGCTCAACCAGCGCACTGTCTTGGGAGCCACTTTAGAAAGCCGATTCGGTTCGGTTTTTGGCTCCGATCAAGTGATCGATTTGAACGAGCTTTTCATCACCCATGCCGTCAATGATCCGGCGACTGTGCGCTTTACAGTTGGCAAGCTGGACTTGACTTCCTACTTCGATCGCAACAGCTTCGCCAAAGATATTGCCACTCACTTTTTCAATCCAGCATTCCAAACCAATCCAGCCCTGGGAGCTGCCGGCCTCAGTTCCCAACCGGCATTGCTGTTTAACTGGACGGCCAGCGATAACTTCGAAGTCAAGCTATCGGGTTTTTCATCCCAGCGCGACTTAGGCGATTTGTCGCTGGATAGCTTTGCAGGCGAACTAGGATTGCGCCTGAGCGATTGGGGGATTCTGCGGGCGACTTATGTCACCAGCGTTGAGCGAGACCAGGGTAGTTCCGGTCAGCCTCGCCAGAGCAACATCATCGCAGTTCGACCAGGCGACCGGGAGCAGGCTTTCGGTCTCAATTTTGAAGCCTTCCTGCCAGACCCCAAGCTGGGCTTTTTTGCTCGCTACGGTCACTACGACAACCTAGACCGGGACCAGGGCAGTGCCAATGCCTACAGTGTCGGCGTGACAGCGCTGGATGTCTGGGTGCCCCAGGACCGGATGGGGTTGGGTTACGGCACGCTGCTCAGCAATAGTGACCTGCGCGATGACCTGGACCGTGACTTTCCCGACGCCTTGGAGTTGTTTTACGACCGTCCTCTCAATCGCTACTTGCGCATCGGCGCTAGCGTCCAGGGCGTTAACGGCTTCTCCGATGTCGTCTTTGGGCTCCGACTACGTACCGATTTGGACCTCTTGCGGTGA
- a CDS encoding pentapeptide repeat-containing protein, whose translation MTLTFRVWFLYTFVGLGLALVLNLVTGSGPLSALLLCALALPPIVQQYSSLLTTLRSRHRAAARGKRRISQTRVATPDPEQEKPKAAQIRVRPPLPAASSLADGLAAAFSDSDLEVPTQRQIDIAEAEVRTIRGYTIQPGAKLSQANLRGANLNEANLKEADLSGAELDQSNLSRANLSAANLVGTNLSRACLIRAVLTNAYLNTADLSMANLMGANLSGASLFEVVLSRAMLDRASLFKAILSRSDLSGASLHWSDLREATLIRCDLSSASLSQANLTRANVSEANLSYADLSGSNLSRADLNYANLTETSLIEVSLIKASLIQANLTAANLSGSDLSVANLSKSNLTRAVLSEVNLSLVNLSEANLSEAIFERANLERSNLDGTIVNGTRFLNCMGLDEEQIIDLAERGAIFEEVAKTSA comes from the coding sequence ATGACGCTCACCTTCCGGGTCTGGTTCCTGTATACCTTCGTCGGCCTGGGTCTGGCGCTGGTGTTAAACCTGGTAACGGGTTCAGGTCCACTGTCTGCACTGCTGCTTTGTGCTCTGGCGCTGCCACCAATTGTGCAGCAATATAGCTCATTGCTTACAACCCTACGGTCTCGGCACCGAGCTGCGGCTCGGGGCAAACGGCGCATTTCGCAGACGCGAGTTGCTACCCCTGACCCTGAGCAAGAAAAGCCTAAAGCTGCTCAAATTCGGGTTCGTCCACCACTACCAGCTGCATCCTCACTGGCAGATGGGCTAGCTGCCGCCTTCAGTGATAGTGATCTTGAAGTTCCGACGCAGAGACAGATAGATATCGCTGAGGCAGAAGTCCGGACGATTCGGGGCTACACGATTCAGCCAGGGGCGAAGTTGAGCCAGGCTAACCTTCGCGGGGCGAACTTAAACGAGGCCAATCTCAAGGAAGCTGATCTCAGTGGCGCTGAGTTGGACCAAAGCAATCTTAGTCGTGCCAATTTGAGTGCGGCCAATCTGGTAGGCACTAACCTCAGCCGGGCTTGTTTAATTCGGGCCGTGCTGACTAATGCCTATCTCAATACGGCTGACTTGAGTATGGCTAACCTGATGGGGGCAAACCTCAGCGGTGCCAGTTTGTTTGAGGTGGTTTTGTCACGGGCGATGCTGGACCGAGCCAGTTTATTTAAGGCTATTCTTAGCCGCTCAGACCTCAGTGGTGCCAGCTTGCATTGGAGTGATCTGCGCGAGGCTACCCTGATTCGTTGTGATCTGAGTTCGGCTAGCCTGAGTCAGGCCAATCTCACACGGGCCAACGTCAGTGAAGCTAACTTGAGCTATGCGGATTTGAGTGGCTCGAACCTTAGTCGCGCCGACCTCAACTATGCCAACTTAACTGAAACGAGTTTGATTGAAGTCAGCCTGATTAAAGCTAGTTTGATTCAAGCCAATCTCACAGCGGCCAATCTCAGTGGTTCTGACCTCAGTGTGGCGAATTTGAGCAAGAGCAATCTCACACGGGCTGTACTGAGTGAGGTGAACCTGAGCCTAGTCAATTTAAGCGAGGCTAACCTGAGCGAGGCTATCTTTGAACGGGCCAACCTAGAGCGCAGTAACCTCGATGGCACTATCGTCAATGGCACCCGTTTTCTCAACTGTATGGGGCTCGACGAGGAGCAGATTATAGACCTTGCAGAACGAGGCGCTATTTTTGAGGAAGTGGCTAAGACATCAGCGTGA
- a CDS encoding pentapeptide repeat-containing protein, which produces MSTLASPSALLARPPLVLLQTPTAKPTSGPPAEANGAFIGAGPLTPVFLASLLLFLLFFWQIVRAELRYNKPRRKKYRAASAVVATPQPAAVGSSLPVVEPLGSSEVKVTTLNADMPSSEEHEVPEGSPVVKGHAIYPHAQLSGVSLGGANLDGMNLLRANLSLAYLSEASLVRSNLSGADLSNTYLGQADLSHANLGGSNLSGANLSDANLYGADLSRASLRKANLSRAKLVESFLSGAYLQEADLSGADLTGTNLIRADLSSANLSGANLSGANLNGADLTGANLQGADLSKANLSGARLQNANLNLANLLKAYLSEANLSEANLNNADLGLANCTHADLRFASLIEANLSLANFNNTDLQKADLRGANLERVNLEGATVRDASFAQCQGLSDQDTQSLTERGALFSG; this is translated from the coding sequence GTGTCTACTCTCGCTTCTCCATCCGCTCTGCTCGCTCGCCCGCCGCTCGTTTTACTACAAACCCCCACTGCCAAGCCAACCAGTGGACCGCCTGCTGAAGCAAACGGTGCCTTCATTGGAGCTGGGCCACTGACGCCGGTTTTTCTCGCTAGTCTGCTTCTGTTTCTGCTGTTCTTCTGGCAGATTGTTCGGGCTGAATTGCGCTACAACAAGCCCCGTCGTAAAAAATATCGGGCGGCGTCTGCTGTCGTTGCAACCCCGCAGCCTGCTGCAGTCGGCTCGTCACTGCCTGTAGTAGAACCCCTTGGGTCTTCTGAAGTTAAGGTCACTACCCTCAATGCTGATATGCCCAGCTCTGAGGAGCATGAGGTACCAGAGGGTTCGCCAGTTGTGAAGGGCCATGCCATTTATCCCCACGCTCAGCTGAGTGGCGTGAGCTTGGGCGGCGCTAACCTTGATGGCATGAATCTACTGCGGGCCAATCTGTCATTGGCCTATCTTAGTGAGGCCAGCCTAGTTCGGTCTAACCTCAGTGGTGCCGATCTCAGCAACACCTATCTAGGACAGGCGGATCTCAGCCATGCCAATCTCGGCGGCAGCAATCTAAGTGGGGCCAATCTCAGCGATGCCAATCTCTACGGAGCTGACCTGAGCCGTGCTTCCTTACGCAAGGCCAACCTCAGCAGAGCCAAGCTAGTCGAGTCTTTTCTCAGCGGGGCCTATTTGCAAGAAGCGGATTTGAGTGGGGCTGACCTCACCGGCACGAACTTGATCCGAGCCGACCTCAGCAGCGCCAACTTGAGCGGTGCCAACTTGAGTGGGGCGAACCTCAACGGCGCTGATTTAACCGGGGCCAATTTGCAGGGCGCTGACCTCAGCAAGGCCAACCTCAGCGGTGCCAGGTTGCAAAATGCCAACCTCAACTTGGCGAATCTGCTTAAGGCCTATCTGAGCGAAGCCAATCTGAGCGAAGCCAACTTGAACAACGCTGATTTGGGTCTTGCCAACTGTACGCACGCCGATTTGCGTTTTGCAAGCTTAATTGAGGCCAACCTCAGCCTGGCAAATTTCAACAACACCGATTTGCAAAAGGCAGACCTACGCGGGGCTAATCTGGAACGGGTTAATCTGGAGGGCGCGACTGTACGCGATGCTTCTTTTGCCCAGTGCCAGGGGCTCTCGGACCAGGACACCCAATCCCTAACGGAACGTGGGGCTTTGTTTAGTGGTTGA
- the hisB gene encoding imidazoleglycerol-phosphate dehydratase HisB produces MQTRALPELASFVDRTAEICRTTGETDVRVALNLDGQGKCRANTGVPFLDHMLAQISSHGLIDLEVQATGDLHIDDHHTNEDVGITLGQALHKALGDRKGIVRFGHFFAPLDEALVQVVLDFSGRPHLSYGLEIPTQRVGTYDTQLVREFFVAVVNHSQLTLHIRQLDGINSHHIIEATFKAFARALRMAVAFDQRRIGEIPSSKGVL; encoded by the coding sequence ATGCAGACCCGTGCTCTTCCTGAGCTTGCTTCTTTTGTTGATCGCACCGCTGAGATCTGTCGCACGACGGGCGAGACGGATGTACGAGTGGCGCTGAATCTGGATGGCCAGGGCAAATGTAGGGCAAATACAGGTGTTCCATTTCTGGACCATATGCTGGCTCAGATTAGCTCACATGGTCTTATTGACTTAGAGGTGCAGGCGACCGGCGATTTGCATATTGATGATCACCACACCAACGAAGATGTAGGTATTACCTTGGGGCAAGCTCTGCACAAGGCGTTGGGTGACCGGAAGGGTATTGTGCGCTTCGGCCATTTTTTTGCGCCTTTGGATGAAGCATTGGTGCAGGTAGTTTTGGATTTTTCAGGACGCCCACACCTCAGTTATGGATTAGAGATCCCCACGCAACGCGTTGGCACTTACGATACGCAGTTGGTACGAGAGTTCTTTGTAGCGGTGGTCAATCACTCGCAATTAACGCTGCACATTCGGCAATTGGATGGCATTAATTCCCACCACATTATCGAGGCGACTTTTAAAGCCTTCGCCCGAGCATTGCGTATGGCGGTTGCCTTTGATCAGCGTCGCATAGGAGAAATTCCGAGTTCCAAAGGGGTGCTCTAA